The genomic region GATGTTCGCTATGCGTAACCCGAAATGGCTCGGCCAGAGGCGGCAAGCGGCAACGATTCTTGCCGCCCTCTCTCCCCGTTAACGCATAAAAATAACTCGTCGGTCGCGATACGCGCGTTTTTGGATCCGAGGAACGTGCGCGCGTCCCGACAAATCGAATTTCTTGCGATGGCTCGCCTTTCGAGGAATTCCGCTTTACAGACGAATTTTTGTAGTCGCGCCGTCGTTATCGATCACGATCTCGAGATCTTTTGCGTCTAAAACATTCTAATCGATGGGAAACGAGGGAAGAATCGACGAGCGCAACGAAACCGGTCGAGAACTGTCGCTTCGCCGGAattatgcataaatatttataaaatggaCGATACGCGCATGCCGCGTGTAACTTCGCAGAATCTTTCGGCTAGCGTTTTTGCCTCCGCGAACATCGCACGAACACCATTTCCCTTTCGTTCTCTGCTTACCAGGCATCTCTGATTACCGGCGAGCTCGGAATCCCGCGCGTATTCGCTCGGTGGAAGCTAGCAGAGACGTGGTTCCACGGATTGCATTCGCAGTGGCGCAGGCAAAGGATTCTTCGAGACCTTTAAACGGATGTTTAACGCGTTGATACAAATGACgaatttttttcactttgaaTTTATCTTCCTTCTAAAGATTTGTATGTTGTCTTGTTCTTGCCAGATAACGCAGAAATTACTACTCTGAAAGAcattaaggaaaaaaatttgttgaaaaattaaaatatttagtccgatacgttttattaaacattaggtcgattcaacaattatttagttgtacaaaaaaaaggTACAGTTCGTATcatcaattaacattttttaatcagaCATTAATTGagccaactcaatatttagttgaacgtattggATTGAacttttcaacaaatttttttctcagtgtatactTAACACCAGACGTCTCTCGAACGAAAAGACAGagtgaaagaggaaaattaaaaatcgagtATGCTTGTAGATAAAATAACGTAATgattcctctttttcttcttctgttttttcttcttctgaagaagaaatattatttattattaaaatcacattgtcttcttcttcttctgaaGAAGACAAtgtgatttaaataataataataataatatgggagaagaaatataaaatcaaattactGTAGTACGCTTCCAGTGGTGCCGGTGTCATCAACATCAGTTAACTAATTCTCTTCAGAAAACGAAGTACATAGTCTTCAACTTACATCGCGATAAGGCCAAATCACTTACCGTCCCTGTACGCAAAACAGAGACACATCGCGATGGTATCGTCATTGAATTTCAAACCACGCTTATCGTGATGCCACCTGGAAACGCAGTCTCTTTAAAGTTTATTCGCAGCTGCATGCAAGATGATTTCGCCGAGGGAGGTGAACCAAGTGCGCGAGCGCGTCTTCGTCCTCTCGCTCGCGCCGTGGAAATGTCCCATCGTCGTTCAGAGAATGATTCGTATAAACGATCGCGGGTGCAATCGCGACGGATCTCTCTCCTCGTGTGCGTGTGCACAGGAATCGCATACCTGAGCGGCATGACGTCACTGGACGAAAAGAGGCAGGGCGGAGCGCGTTTGATATCGCCTTCTTCCGCGGCCCGGGCCCTCCTCAGCGAGAAACCGGCTCTATAAATAGGATATCCGGTCGCGCGTGCTAATTATACACCTATGCACGCCCATTCGCCGAACGGCGAATCCGCGCGAAAGCGAAGCCCGTCGGAATTTTCTCGCTTTTCGAGAGCGCCACCGAGCCATCGAGAGAATCTCATTTCCGCGCCGCGACGGGTTTCCTTCTCCCTTTATCCTTGAAATGCCGTCGTAAGTTGCTGCGGAAGGATAACGGACCACGGACGATCGCACGAACGATCGTGGCGTGCGCTATTCCACCCTATATTGTTGCGAGGAGGCTGCACAGGCCGCATTCCTCGTCGAACAAAGAACGTACATTGCTGCACGCGAGGAATAAAAAACGAAGCACAATTAATTGTCCATCGGAGCGGTTTGGGATGGCACAAAAAAAGAAGCGAAAAGAGCAAAACATCTTGATGCTAATTAGAAAGCTTTGCGCCACGATAAATTAATTAGCGACAATCTTTCGTGACAATCGATGTCACGaaagtaagaataaaattagcaaattaatatattatcttttttttatcagctGCATAATTATGATAATTCTTGTCAGCGTATTTCTCGAGTCAGTGTATCGCAGTTACATTGATGCTTTAGTTTTACCGTTTTTACATACGACTCATAGTTTAATTAGGCTTAACGGACgagaaatatatatcaatacTCTCATTGAGACCTGCTTTATTTAAAAtcggaaaattttattattttgttttataaaagaaaaggtTAAAGCGTACCTTTTCCTGTCCAGAATTTATAACATTGCCGGTAATCGCATTCCTGTTGGTTGCCGCAGATTTTCTTCTATTGGACGAGTGAGGAGAGACAAACACCACCATGGACGCGATCAAGAAGAAGATGCAGGGAATGAAGCTGGAGAAGGACAACGCGATGGATCGCGCGTTGCTCTGCGAACAGCAAGCTCGTGATGCGAATGCACGAGCCGAAAAGGTATACGAAAACAATTATTCACCGCGAATAATTTGGAAATTAATTGCAATCGTTTGTAcgcatataaaaatacatacgtCAGAACTTTACAAAcgcgattaatttaaaatgtattgaaCAAAATTGACTGAAATGAtatgacaatttatttatacttataaaatgaaaataaaaaaatatattttaaattaaataatgcgTTTCTAAAATGATAGagaaaataatgagatattttgATTTACACAGGCTGAGGAAGAAGCTCGTGCCCTGCAAAAGAAAATCCAGACCATCGAGAATGAGCTTGACCAAACTCAGGAAGCTCTTATGCAGGTCAACGCAAAATTGGAGGAGAAAGACAAGGCTCTGCAAAATGTAAGtcgaacatttttattatttgacaaatGAAGCAGCATGATCAagcgagaaataaattttatttagcaaCTATTTTTATCTGTTAATTGATCATGATCGATCATTCGTGCATTTTGCATTGTGGATATTAGTCCGCCCAAGTAGAACGAATAAAAGTCATCACAACAtctaaataaatacaaacaattaaaagtcactttttgatCAATCACGGTTTACTTTAATATCATTTGAACGTTATTGCGACTTGTTGCTCTGCTTGAGCTCCTATATGTCTCTTACTTTATAAGTATCAAAAAACTTTTCACATGTAGAAACTTTCCATACAATACAGActagcaaaaacattgcaaaatattgctacaatgtttcagcaatattgcaacaacgataaaatgtccgtttcagaaatattgatacgtaatgttaCAGCAACATAACGTATCAATATTgctgaagcggacattttacccttgctgcaatgttgctgaaatattgcagcaatattttgcaatacgtCTTCTATGTGCTGTATGGATTCAGTTGCCCCCAACAGACTGTTTAATCAACGGAATTTAGAAACAAAAGGTAAAGAGTTTCAAAGAATTCAAAGagcttcaaaataaaattgcgaaaaCTATATTTGATTTTCgcattttatacttatttgcgtaaggagaaaataagaaatgtaacataatttatgttattatcaagacagaaagaaaaaaatcttgaaatttttaataacgaacAAATTCTACTCGTGTGAGACAATACATTGCGTTGAAACGCATTAGAACATAAAGAATCtcgtttgtataaaataaatccaGCTTCGAACGTTAACAAAACTCAAAACCGCGGACCTCTCGATCGAAACCCGCGAAAGCAATTAAAAGTTATCGGCGGCGCGCGACGCAAGCGCGGGCCGACAGATGGCGCCACCGGTAGTCGCGCAAGCGCAACGCGCATCGCGCAACCCGCGTTCGCCGAACGGCGCGCTCGCTCGTCCGCTCGTCCTCCCCTGCGAACAGTCCGTCCGCGATCCGCGTAGCTTCCGCGTTGTCCGTTCGGGCACCTTCGGCTTCGGCTCTCTCTCCCCACTCGCGCGCGTGGCGCTGGACCGACCGCGTGCAGCTTTGGAGGGGGGACGTCGCCTCGTTCGCTGTGCGCGCGAGCGAGACAGACACAGTGCGCCCGGTGCACGGCGCAGAACGGCGCGATTCCGTTCTTTGTGTGTACTCGCCCGCCGCGGCGTATCGCGTATATGCGGCGTGTGCGTGACGACcacgaccacgacgacgacgacgacgacgacgacgacgacggtgcaGCACAGCCGGTGGACAGTGACGACGCTGGCGCGGGGGAGAAACGTGCGTCGTCGCGATCAGTGACAGACACAAGATGGCGGAGGAGCGCCTGGTGGTGCAGTGGTAGTAGAGCGGTGCATATCGGCCGCACGGGCCGCGTCAACGTGTGCAGGACAACACCGCGGCGGGGGGTGGCGGGCACGCATCGCGGTTGTTGGCTCGCGAGCGATTGACAACAGCTGGACGCGACATGGAGCGGGCGCACTCGGCAACGACCACGAGACGCCGCGGTCACCAGCATCATCCGCGGCACACCACGCGACGACGTCTCGACGCCTCCAGCAGAGGACCCGCGCAGTGTGGCCCTGCTGATCCCGCTGTCAGGAACAGCGGCACGTTCACCGGCGACGAGACGTCATCACCTGTCAGCGTGACAACGACCGTCGACGACCGATTACTTGGCGGCGCGACGACGGATCCGTCCGTGCCGTCGCACGTGACACTCGGCGGCACGAGATGGCCCACGAGGACCCCGATGATCGTTGACGAGGGTCTCGAGACGAAAGACTCGAGCATCACCCAGGTCCACCTCcaggagaagaaggaggaggaggaggagaaagaggacgGGAACGACGTCCGACAGAGGCTCGCGCAGTGTAGCCCGGACGTTCCCGCGCTCGGCGAGAATAAGGATGCCGAGCGCGGCGAGACGCAGGATCGGCTCTTGCGCGGCAAGAGGAGGAGATCCCCCCGATCCAGTCCACGTGGGAAGAGCTCTCCCGACGATCGCGGCAACCACGCGAACGATCCGCGGAGCAAGAGCAACTCGCCCGAGCCCGAGCACGCGGTCGCGAGGGCACGCGGCGACGGTAACTCCGACGACGAGTCCGCCAACGTCGAGGAGGACCCGGAGCTGGCGGAGCTCGCCAAGCTACGCTGTCCCAGCGAACGCACGGAGGTCCAGGCCGAAAGGGAGGCCCGCAGGCGGAAGAGATGCGCCGACTATCCTGGCCTTGCTTTCGGCTGTTCCATATTCTCCAGCGACACGATGATGAAGTTCAGTCTGATAAAGAACGAACTCCAGAATATCATGGGCAATCAGCTGAAGAGGGTTAGTATCGCGCATCGCCGAAACATCGCGGCCGCGCTATAAGTAAACGCGACTCTCGCGTGACTTTCAAGGTCGTCGGAACCTTGATAACGCGCCGCACCGCGGTCAAGAGGTCCTCGGGGTCAGCTGGCTGGCTATATTTCGTTCGTCGGACGCGACGGATGTATTACGAGCTCTCGAAACTCTTTGAAAATTCTTTGCCTCTACATCTTTTTATTTGGAAAAACGGTTCTCATggtatttctcataaaattacTTCGCCAATCGATCAACGAGATCGACGAAGCTAATGAAGCGCGAACGAAGGCAATAACGCTCGTAATATTTTAAGATCATTGCCTTCGTAGAGTAAAATCGAGGCACGTGGCAATGTAACTTGACGTTATCAAGCCATCCATTTCTAGCGATAACGCCGAGATATTACTAACGCGTTGCCGCGTAAAATTAATGACCCTCATGATGCAGTGAGAaatcagaaatattaattattttaaccgcGTATTGATATAAGCATGTAATACGATTTCGTTATTCGAAATTATTTCAAGTTTGATCCTGAAATTGAtcggttgaattaaaaaaaaaagatataaaactgCTTTTAGTTCAGCCTTTCTTATCTGCGACGCATGCACATTTCTCGTTGCATAGTAAAAACTGCATGCAACATGAATTATGTAAGCGGCAGCATTGCAATCGCACGCGACCCCGAAGATTCGCGAAAGATACGTGCGATTGGATGATACCTCGAATTTCGTGTTGACAAAAAATAGCTTCCAATGGCAATcaatatcacttttttttttcgagtgATCAATTGATGTCATGCTCGTTAAATAGAAGTAAGAAAAGCTAATGGACTTGACACTCGTCGCGTTATTGAGCGTAGTAGGcgttttatttgcaattatgATCACGCGAGAATTGTCGCGGTCTTTTCCACCCGCGAAGATATGAATTCGAGTCGATTTTCGAGAGATTACCGAGAAAAGATTTACATAAATACGTTCCGAATAATTATGAAACTACTTAACGTAGATTTTCAAAAGAGTACACCACGTAAAACTGATATCTATATGTTTGTACAAGTATCCGTCATTATTTTCACATAACTGTTTTCTTTCGCGGTTCTAACAACCAGAACCGTTTCAAACTCGCGCAAGTTTGcaacgaataaaattaaaaagttttaagacACTATATATTTTGTCGACTACTAATAAATGCAAACACTAATTATCGCGATCAACGATCTGAAATCATCAAATTGCCATTTTATCTGCATCCAACGATCGAATAATAATCACAGAATCAGGTGTCAAAGCGATATaagtaaattgaattaaatgttttattgagAATATAATAAGCtaaatttgtcaaaatataataaacaattccggtctttatcttctatataattattcgcaaattatctatttttcatatacttttaaatttatttttgatacgctgagaaaaagttattaagttgattaaatttttcaactcgattaaattttttcagttcaactatttatatgttatacatCAAATGCTTaaacttcaaatttaaatttaaatacattaatgtttaaaccgaaaaaatttaatcaatttgaaaaatttagtcaagttaacaatctTTTTTCCTCGGCGTGTACGCGAGCATGAATCGTTTCGACATCTGATAAAAATTTCCTCGATAATCGTCATCAAATATTTATCGAAATTTACTGAGAAATTCCGATTTCCGATTCTATTATAGATTACGGTTGTTTATTGCATTAAATCAGTTGTATCAGGTTTATTTTGGATAACCAgagaatatcaaataatatatgaatttttggtatcataataaaaagaaacctCATGGTGTGCAAGCAACGCCCCTGGAACGACAGCCGAGAAAGTTGCCGACGCGTTAGCGCGAGATCCTCTTGGCGACAAATGGCATTTATTATCAGGGTTACTGAACGAGGACAATAGGTTACGCGCGCACGATTCTCTTGCCCAATACACCGATAGAAAGTCGTTGCTCACTAAATGGTACATCACGTCGTTATTTAATCTATTTCCATGACATCAAATTGTtcgtattgcaatatttttctgaatttctttgTGAATACTACTCTTGTAACTGTGatcatcagtgattattcactgtTTTTCAATGATTTCGATTAAGAGAGAGATACTCTCATTGATCGGAATTAGTGTATCTTGAAAGACACTGCATATgtcactgattgatatagttatagaattgaaatcagtaaaatttcactgattccgagttaaagcatatattttatcaataattatattgtccAATTTGATTTGCTTTTTGCTAAATAATGCAtcacatattttgtatttcgaTTCACGAATATTAGCCCGATTTCTCCGGATTACGCTTTGAAATAGAAACTGGAACATTTATACCGCAATGAGCTCTGTAGTTTGTCGTGCGATTATAAATGCtttatttaattcctttatCACGCGTTATGAACTTTAATTCAAGGTGTCAATCCAGTTCAATGAcagtttttttaatgattctgTTTTTGAAGTGAGTTATATTATTCTACGATCTATACTTCATCAAATGTCATTTACGagaatttacaattaaatgaatatatcgcgtatataaataattaatcgcgAGAATTCACATTGTGCCTACttttgaaaatacattttccaAATTGTGTTTCATGTCATTGCGATTTGTGCCAAGATCCGTCAGGTTTTATTAATCGCTGTCTAATTATAGAAGCTTTAAAAATGAACGGATCATTTACCCTTGATTGTAGAGAAATAATACAAGAATAACctttagttaatttaataataactaaaattgaaaataaaccggagcagaaaaaaagtttctttctcGCTTGCGTCAGCCTCCGCATTACATCGGAGCATGCCAACGGCATATAATGGTCTGTACCGCATTACGGTACATCGAATCATAAGGTATTGAAGTATATTATATGATGCTTCGATGACATCCGGGATCGGGACACTTTTCCCATTTGTAATGCACGAAAACCAGTTTTAAGAATAAGATTATCGTAAAGGCGAGATAAAACGCCATCTTTATTTACATCGCgcaatatttgcataattatttattcatatccAGCCTTTGAATTTGAAAATCTTGCGCTATAGTGTTCAGTACACTCGAGTTTCATTGGCGaactttcttcttcttcatcgcGAGAATTGAATTTGTCTGTGTCGCCTTTATCCTCGCCGGTAACGGCCAATtgaatctctttctctctcgacaaTGATCGACGCTGCTTTGCCCGTTGTCATCGGACAATGAAAACCCCTTAATCTGCGGGATGACGCTCCTCTCGACGATGCTTCCGTCATTCCTTTTTTCGGGGCCCCGCCCTTTTGCGTACGCGTCTGGCAAGTCTGCGCGAGCTTACACCCCACGATTCGACTCGTCAACATTCTAAAAATACGTGACGGCCGTGATCCAGCGCGACTTTTATTCGGGAGTGCGGGACCAGATTGCGTAAGCTCCTGCTCCCGGAGCCTCTGCACGAATAAATCCGATGTGCGCATTTAGAAAACGCATCGCAAAATGCGTATGTAAAATGCTTATATATCACCGTAAGGATGTGTGGGATATTTCTCAAACCATtaggaaattataaaaaaattaaagtctgttttatattgtatttgaaagtagtagaaaaaaatttggtaattttctatctagataaaaaatcatttcaataagaattatatttttattaaagcacaTGTCTATTTCGATAAGAAGTAGACCTG from Solenopsis invicta isolate M01_SB chromosome 7, UNIL_Sinv_3.0, whole genome shotgun sequence harbors:
- the LOC105199895 gene encoding uncharacterized protein LOC105199895 isoform X13; translation: MERAHSATTTRRRGHQHHPRHTTRRRLDASSRGPAQCGPADPAVRNSGTFTGDETSSPVSVTTTVDDRLLGGATTDPSVPSHVTLGGTRWPTRTPMIVDEGLETKDSSITQVHLQEKKEEEEEKEDGNDVRQRLAQCSPDVPALGENKDAERGETQDRLLRGKRRRSPRSSPRGKSSPDDRGNHANDPRSKSNSPEPEHAVARARGDGNSDDESANVEEDPELAELAKLRCPSERTEVQAEREARRRKRCADYPGLAFGCSIFSSDTMMKFSLIKNELQNIMGNQLKREQEICWESAAEAAFSTGLEQCQIECQI
- the LOC105199895 gene encoding tropomyosin isoform X9 is translated as MERAHSATTTRRRGHQHHPRHTTRRRLDASSRGPAQCGPADPAVRNSGTFTGDETSSPVSVTTTVDDRLLGGATTDPSVPSHVTLGGTRWPTRTPMIVDEGLETKDSSITQVHLQEKKEEEEEKEDGNDVRQRLAQCSPDVPALGENKDAERGETQDRLLRGKRRRSPRSSPRGKSSPDDRGNHANDPRSKSNSPEPEHAVARARGDGNSDDESANVEEDPELAELAKLRCPSERTEVQAEREARRRKRCADYPGLAFGCSIFSSDTMMKFSLIKNELQNIMGNQLKRAESEVAALNRRIQLLEEDLERSEERLATATAKLAEASQAADESERIRKALENRTNMEDDRVSLLEQQLAQAKLIAEEADKKYEEVARKLVMLEQDLERAEEKAELSESKIVELEEELRVVGNNLKSLEVSEEKATQREETFEGQVKILDSQLKEAEARAEFAERSVQKLQKEVDRLEDVLVNERCKYKAIADEMDQTFADLAGY
- the LOC105199895 gene encoding tropomyosin isoform X2, which gives rise to MERAHSATTTRRRGHQHHPRHTTRRRLDASSRGPAQCGPADPAVRNSGTFTGDETSSPVSVTTTVDDRLLGGATTDPSVPSHVTLGGTRWPTRTPMIVDEGLETKDSSITQVHLQEKKEEEEEKEDGNDVRQRLAQCSPDVPALGENKDAERGETQDRLLRGKRRRSPRSSPRGKSSPDDRGNHANDPRSKSNSPEPEHAVARARGDGNSDDESANVEEDPELAELAKLRCPSERTEVQAEREARRRKRCADYPGLAFGCSIFSSDTMMKFSLIKNELQNIMGNQLKRAESEVAALNRRIQLLEEDLERSEERLATATAKLAEASQAADESERARKILENRSLADEERMDALENQLKEARFLAEEADKKYDEVARKLAMVEADLERAEERAEAGESKIVELEEELRVVGNNLKSLEVSEEKANQREEEYKNQIKTLTTRLKEAEARAEFAERSVQKLQKEVDRLEDVLVNERCKYKAIADEMDQTFADLAGY
- the LOC105199895 gene encoding tropomyosin alpha-3 chain isoform X1, encoding MERAHSATTTRRRGHQHHPRHTTRRRLDASSRGPAQCGPADPAVRNSGTFTGDETSSPVSVTTTVDDRLLGGATTDPSVPSHVTLGGTRWPTRTPMIVDEGLETKDSSITQVHLQEKKEEEEEKEDGNDVRQRLAQCSPDVPALGENKDAERGETQDRLLRGKRRRSPRSSPRGKSSPDDRGNHANDPRSKSNSPEPEHAVARARGDGNSDDESANVEEDPELAELAKLRCPSERTEVQAEREARRRKRCADYPGLAFGCSIFSSDTMMKFSLIKNELQNIMGNQLKRAESEVAALNRRIQLLEEDLERSEERLATATAKLAEASQAADESERARKILENRSLADEERMDALENQLKEARFLAEEADKKYDEVARKLAMVEADLERAEERAEAGESKIVELEEELRVVGNNLKSLEVSEEKANQREEEYKNQIKTLTTRLKEAEARAEFAERSVQKLQKEVDRLEDDLAAEREKNKLLQEEMEATLHDIQNM
- the LOC105199895 gene encoding tropomyosin alpha-1 chain isoform X8, with the translated sequence MERAHSATTTRRRGHQHHPRHTTRRRLDASSRGPAQCGPADPAVRNSGTFTGDETSSPVSVTTTVDDRLLGGATTDPSVPSHVTLGGTRWPTRTPMIVDEGLETKDSSITQVHLQEKKEEEEEKEDGNDVRQRLAQCSPDVPALGENKDAERGETQDRLLRGKRRRSPRSSPRGKSSPDDRGNHANDPRSKSNSPEPEHAVARARGDGNSDDESANVEEDPELAELAKLRCPSERTEVQAEREARRRKRCADYPGLAFGCSIFSSDTMMKFSLIKNELQNIMGNQLKRAESEVAALNRRIQLLEEDLERSEERLATATAKLAEASQAADESERIRKALENRTNMEDDRVSLLEQQLAQAKLIAEEADKKYEEVARKLVMLEQDLERAEEKAELSESKIVELEEELRVVGNNLKSLEVSEEKATQREETFEGQVKILDSQLKEAEARAEFAERSVQKLQKEVDRLEDDLAAEREKNKLLQEEMEATLHDIQNM
- the LOC105199895 gene encoding tropomyosin alpha-3 chain isoform X3; this encodes MERAHSATTTRRRGHQHHPRHTTRRRLDASSRGPAQCGPADPAVRNSGTFTGDETSSPVSVTTTVDDRLLGGATTDPSVPSHVTLGGTRWPTRTPMIVDEGLETKDSSITQVHLQEKKEEEEEKEDGNDVRQRLAQCSPDVPALGENKDAERGETQDRLLRGKRRRSPRSSPRGKSSPDDRGNHANDPRSKSNSPEPEHAVARARGDGNSDDESANVEEDPELAELAKLRCPSERTEVQAEREARRRKRCADYPGLAFGCSIFSSDTMMKFSLIKNELQNIMGNQLKRAESEVAALNRRIQLLEEDLERSEERLATATAKLAEASQAADESERIRKALENRTNMEDDRVSLLEQQLAQAKLIAEEADKKYEEVARKLAMVEADLERAEERAEAGESKIVELEEELRVVGNNLKSLEVSEEKANQREEEYKNQIKTLTTRLKEAEARAEFAERSVQKLQKEVDRLEDDLAAEREKNKLLQEEMEATLHDIQNM
- the LOC105199895 gene encoding tropomyosin alpha-3 chain isoform X4, which encodes MERAHSATTTRRRGHQHHPRHTTRRRLDASSRGPAQCGPADPAVRNSGTFTGDETSSPVSVTTTVDDRLLGGATTDPSVPSHVTLGGTRWPTRTPMIVDEGLETKDSSITQVHLQEKKEEEEEKEDGNDVRQRLAQCSPDVPALGENKDAERGETQDRLLRGKRRRSPRSSPRGKSSPDDRGNHANDPRSKSNSPEPEHAVARARGDGNSDDESANVEEDPELAELAKLRCPSERTEVQAEREARRRKRCADYPGLAFGCSIFSSDTMMKFSLIKNELQNIMGNQLKRAESEVAALNRRIQLLEEDLERSEERLATATAKLAEASQAADESERARKILENRSLADEERMDALENQLKEARFLAEEADKKYDEVARKLAMVEADLERAEERAEAGESKIVELEEELRVVGNNLKSLEVSEEKATQREETFEGQVKILDSQLKEAEARAEFAERSVQKLQKEVDRLEDDLAAEREKNKLLQEEMEATLHDIQNM
- the LOC105199895 gene encoding tropomyosin isoform X10, whose protein sequence is MERAHSATTTRRRGHQHHPRHTTRRRLDASSRGPAQCGPADPAVRNSGTFTGDETSSPVSVTTTVDDRLLGGATTDPSVPSHVTLGGTRWPTRTPMIVDEGLETKDSSITQVHLQEKKEEEEEKEDGNDVRQRLAQCSPDVPALGENKDAERGETQDRLLRGKRRRSPRSSPRGKSSPDDRGNHANDPRSKSNSPEPEHAVARARGDGNSDDESANVEEDPELAELAKLRCPSERTEVQAEREARRRKRCADYPGLAFGCSIFSSDTMMKFSLIKNELQNIMGNQLKRAESEVAALNRRIQLLEEDLERSEERLATATAKLAEASQAADESERARKILENRSLADEERMDALENQLKEARFLAEEADKKYDEVARKLAMVEADLERAEERAEAGESKIVELEEELRVVGNNLKSLEVSEEKANQREEEYKNQIKTLTTRLKEAEARAEFAERSVQKLQKEVDRLEDELVHEKEKYKYICDDLDLTFTELVG
- the LOC105199895 gene encoding tropomyosin isoform X5 produces the protein MERAHSATTTRRRGHQHHPRHTTRRRLDASSRGPAQCGPADPAVRNSGTFTGDETSSPVSVTTTVDDRLLGGATTDPSVPSHVTLGGTRWPTRTPMIVDEGLETKDSSITQVHLQEKKEEEEEKEDGNDVRQRLAQCSPDVPALGENKDAERGETQDRLLRGKRRRSPRSSPRGKSSPDDRGNHANDPRSKSNSPEPEHAVARARGDGNSDDESANVEEDPELAELAKLRCPSERTEVQAEREARRRKRCADYPGLAFGCSIFSSDTMMKFSLIKNELQNIMGNQLKRAESEVAALNRRIQLLEEDLERSEERLATATAKLAEASQAADESERARKILENRSLADEERMDALENQLKEARFLAEEADKKYDEVARKLAMVEADLERAEERAEAGESKIVELEEELRVVGNNLKSLEVSEEKATQREETFEGQVKILDSQLKEAEARAEFAERSVQKLQKEVDRLEDVLVNERCKYKAIADEMDQTFADLAGY
- the LOC105199895 gene encoding tropomyosin alpha-3 chain isoform X7, which encodes MERAHSATTTRRRGHQHHPRHTTRRRLDASSRGPAQCGPADPAVRNSGTFTGDETSSPVSVTTTVDDRLLGGATTDPSVPSHVTLGGTRWPTRTPMIVDEGLETKDSSITQVHLQEKKEEEEEKEDGNDVRQRLAQCSPDVPALGENKDAERGETQDRLLRGKRRRSPRSSPRGKSSPDDRGNHANDPRSKSNSPEPEHAVARARGDGNSDDESANVEEDPELAELAKLRCPSERTEVQAEREARRRKRCADYPGLAFGCSIFSSDTMMKFSLIKNELQNIMGNQLKRAESEVAALNRRIQLLEEDLERSEERLATATAKLAEASQAADESERIRKALENRTNMEDDRVSLLEQQLAQAKLIAEEADKKYEEVARKLAMVEADLERAEERAEAGESKIVELEEELRVVGNNLKSLEVSEEKATQREETFEGQVKILDSQLKEAEARAEFAERSVQKLQKEVDRLEDDLAAEREKNKLLQEEMEATLHDIQNM
- the LOC105199895 gene encoding tropomyosin alpha-3 chain isoform X6; this translates as MERAHSATTTRRRGHQHHPRHTTRRRLDASSRGPAQCGPADPAVRNSGTFTGDETSSPVSVTTTVDDRLLGGATTDPSVPSHVTLGGTRWPTRTPMIVDEGLETKDSSITQVHLQEKKEEEEEKEDGNDVRQRLAQCSPDVPALGENKDAERGETQDRLLRGKRRRSPRSSPRGKSSPDDRGNHANDPRSKSNSPEPEHAVARARGDGNSDDESANVEEDPELAELAKLRCPSERTEVQAEREARRRKRCADYPGLAFGCSIFSSDTMMKFSLIKNELQNIMGNQLKRAESEVAALNRRIQLLEEDLERSEERLATATAKLAEASQAADESERIRKALENRTNMEDDRVSLLEQQLAQAKLIAEEADKKYEEVARKLVMLEQDLERAEEKAELSESKIVELEEELRVVGNNLKSLEVSEEKANQREEEYKNQIKTLTTRLKEAEARAEFAERSVQKLQKEVDRLEDDLAAEREKNKLLQEEMEATLHDIQNM